Proteins encoded by one window of Ghiorsea bivora:
- a CDS encoding site-specific integrase, with product MGKIKEIRAEQLVLRYLRAYGITINDFDDIGFVEFMNEHVAPGVVPSTWAAYRSSVKDYISDQAYQMLKASQAGKRQGRKRKTSSTRAKSLPDADFLKIVYFVKQKSKKTGAIGKLTVSALYVSLLTGMRPHEWNYAKFEGHYLIIENKKLNQCTEKVWAARYLDMSHLEQKDIDMIQDFLTYIQTRTHEFDKLRKSLTAWLSQANKKLFPRRKRYITLLSARHQFIADLKASQRYSPMEIAYLVGHASDWRAFESYGRRSSGDGSVGLPSIPHEQRLEVAKVAQHFETKTQKMELKNTSPSIGLS from the coding sequence GTGGGGAAAATTAAAGAAATTCGAGCTGAACAATTGGTTCTCAGATATTTGAGAGCGTATGGAATAACAATAAACGACTTTGATGACATAGGTTTTGTAGAGTTCATGAATGAGCATGTGGCTCCTGGTGTTGTGCCATCAACTTGGGCGGCATATCGGAGTTCGGTGAAAGATTATATATCCGACCAAGCGTATCAGATGTTAAAAGCCTCTCAAGCGGGGAAACGGCAAGGCAGGAAAAGAAAAACGTCATCCACGCGTGCCAAAAGTTTACCTGACGCGGATTTTTTGAAGATTGTTTATTTTGTTAAACAAAAAAGTAAAAAAACAGGAGCTATCGGGAAGCTTACGGTTAGTGCGTTATATGTTTCATTACTTACTGGCATGAGACCTCACGAGTGGAATTATGCCAAGTTTGAAGGTCACTATTTAATTATTGAAAATAAAAAGTTGAATCAATGTACAGAGAAAGTGTGGGCAGCTCGCTATTTGGATATGTCACACCTAGAGCAAAAAGATATAGATATGATTCAAGATTTTTTAACATATATCCAGACCAGAACCCATGAATTTGATAAGTTAAGGAAATCTTTGACTGCTTGGTTGAGTCAAGCTAACAAGAAGCTTTTTCCCCGGAGAAAACGTTATATTACGCTCTTATCTGCAAGACACCAGTTCATCGCAGATTTAAAGGCAAGTCAACGCTATTCGCCCATGGAGATTGCATATTTGGTTGGTCATGCTAGCGATTGGCGTGCATTTGAAAGTTATGGACGAAGGTCTTCTGGAGATGGTTCAGTGGGTTTGCCGAGCATTCCCCATGAGCAAAGGTTAGAAGTTGCCAAGGTTGCTCAGCATTTTGAAACGAAAACCCAAAAGATGGAGCTTAAAAATACAAGCCCCTCTATCGGTTTGTCATGA
- a CDS encoding site-specific integrase, whose translation MIITFIRRALNRSFESSGCMSVARKEEYMASISKHKDKWGVIVHRKHIYKSKVFTTRGYAQTWARKIEQEIDAGIYIDRHLADNMTLSAALDYYVETVSPTKKGGVLNQKKERSCVKQIKRFSLVKLPLSHVKSSDIAKFRDGRAEEVGANSVRLALALISHLFTVAKQEWGMDYLVNPCMGIKKPRVSHTARERRLEDDEEVRLLRAAEEYGGDIPLVIVLAIETAMRRGEIAGIKKGDVNLNAGTVFLPDTKNNTSRYVYLSTKAKMVLADLMKDKNKEDFILNMTSEGIGKAFRRVCRRCKSMSGEHAPIVNLHFHDLRHEATSRLFEKSLSTEEVMSMTGHKTYQCLLRYTHLRPTNLHHKLG comes from the coding sequence GTGATTATTACGTTCATAAGAAGAGCATTAAACAGATCGTTCGAGAGCTCTGGTTGCATGTCAGTTGCACGGAAAGAGGAATATATGGCAAGTATTTCCAAACATAAGGATAAGTGGGGAGTAATTGTCCACCGTAAACATATTTATAAATCTAAGGTATTTACTACCCGTGGTTACGCCCAAACATGGGCACGAAAAATAGAACAAGAGATAGACGCGGGAATTTATATTGATCGTCACCTTGCTGATAACATGACACTTTCAGCAGCACTGGACTATTATGTAGAAACAGTGTCACCGACAAAGAAGGGTGGGGTTCTGAATCAAAAAAAGGAACGGTCATGCGTTAAACAAATTAAAAGGTTTAGCCTGGTCAAATTACCACTCTCACATGTGAAGTCTTCGGACATAGCTAAGTTTCGTGATGGAAGAGCCGAAGAGGTTGGTGCGAATAGTGTTAGGCTAGCATTAGCGCTTATCAGTCATCTGTTTACTGTGGCCAAACAAGAGTGGGGGATGGATTACTTGGTAAACCCCTGTATGGGTATCAAAAAGCCAAGGGTGAGTCATACCGCAAGAGAAAGGCGGCTTGAAGATGATGAAGAAGTAAGGCTGCTTAGAGCTGCTGAGGAATATGGTGGAGATATACCACTAGTGATTGTGTTGGCTATTGAAACGGCAATGCGGCGTGGTGAAATTGCAGGGATAAAGAAAGGTGATGTGAACTTGAATGCTGGCACGGTATTTCTGCCTGATACAAAAAATAACACATCGCGTTATGTATATTTATCAACGAAAGCAAAAATGGTACTTGCGGATTTGATGAAAGATAAAAACAAAGAAGATTTCATTTTAAACATGACAAGTGAAGGCATTGGAAAAGCATTTAGGCGGGTATGTCGGCGTTGTAAGTCTATGAGTGGAGAACACGCTCCAATTGTAAATTTACACTTTCATGATTTAAGGCATGAAGCGACCAGCCGATTGTTTGAGAAATCATTATCAACTGAAGAGGTTATGAGTATGACTGGCCATAAAACATACCAATGTTTACTTCGATATACGCATTTAAGACCAACGAATTTACATCATAAACTTGGTTGA
- a CDS encoding restriction endonuclease subunit S, translated as MMKTVKLIDIATVYTGEPIRNKISPNEHGDVKIVQMKDISDDGELDWNGVIRMQFTNREKRQGKTKYLQNNDVLFKARGKHNYAADVQQCSEDTIISPHLFLIRPHDTNKIISGFLAWQINQLTAQQYFHTEAEGSRTIGIRKPVLENLEIKLPHMDKQKQVLTAYKLWLEQKKVLQTMTAQHEVYKDAIARHFLDDAKDNL; from the coding sequence ATGATGAAAACAGTGAAGTTAATAGATATTGCCACCGTTTATACGGGTGAGCCCATTCGTAACAAAATCTCCCCAAATGAACACGGGGATGTCAAAATCGTGCAAATGAAGGATATTTCAGATGATGGTGAGCTGGATTGGAACGGTGTCATTCGTATGCAGTTCACCAATCGTGAAAAGCGACAAGGTAAAACCAAATATTTACAGAATAACGATGTGCTTTTCAAAGCAAGAGGGAAACACAACTATGCCGCAGATGTTCAGCAATGCAGTGAAGACACTATTATATCACCACACCTATTCTTAATTCGTCCTCACGATACAAATAAAATTATCTCAGGTTTCTTGGCTTGGCAAATCAACCAACTCACAGCGCAACAATATTTTCACACTGAAGCAGAAGGCTCTAGGACAATAGGCATTCGTAAACCTGTACTCGAAAACTTGGAAATAAAACTGCCCCATATGGACAAACAAAAGCAAGTCCTAACAGCCTATAAGCTTTGGCTAGAACAAAAAAAGGTGTTGCAAACGATGACCGCCCAACATGAAGTGTACAAAGATGCGATTGCACGACACTTCCTCGATGACGCTAAGGACAACCTATGA
- a CDS encoding TonB family protein: MYKQGYVSLGLALCVALGVHSLIFLYIHPHTKQNETSKASPIQVIILPQQAQNTAQEATQHKKEKITPVFATPQESRNIHHTSIAKKATNIAPKQQEKRENNPQHKSTNTVQVIPVPHRVQQVILSHIQYPKQARRRGLQGKAEFKLDINKQSIKQVTMLASTGYATLDRAARKGLTNLNALPLNDGSYSLAVVFRIQQ; this comes from the coding sequence ATGTATAAACAAGGCTATGTTTCACTTGGGTTGGCACTATGTGTCGCCTTGGGTGTGCATAGCCTTATTTTTTTATATATTCATCCACACACCAAACAAAACGAAACTTCAAAAGCCTCACCCATACAAGTCATTATTTTGCCACAACAAGCGCAAAACACAGCGCAGGAAGCAACACAACACAAGAAAGAAAAAATCACACCTGTATTTGCTACACCTCAAGAAAGTAGAAACATACACCACACATCTATCGCAAAAAAAGCTACTAACATAGCTCCGAAGCAACAAGAAAAAAGAGAAAATAACCCACAACACAAGAGCACCAATACAGTACAAGTCATACCTGTGCCCCATCGTGTACAACAGGTCATTTTAAGCCATATTCAGTATCCCAAACAAGCTAGGCGACGAGGTTTACAAGGCAAAGCTGAGTTTAAGCTCGATATTAACAAGCAAAGCATCAAACAAGTGACCATGCTTGCCTCCACAGGTTATGCCACGCTAGACCGCGCTGCAAGAAAGGGCTTAACAAACTTAAATGCTCTACCCTTAAATGATGGGAGTTATTCATTAGCTGTGGTATTCCGAATACAACAATAA
- a CDS encoding TonB-dependent receptor domain-containing protein, producing MEKTLNPFNIKTLKQTALIGVLASQVMSVSAHADGLSPLVVTAGRIAENPANVSADTTVISREDIEASQANTVADILRTQAGIDVASNGGLGKSTSVFLRGGNSGHTLVLIDGVRVGSVTLGSFDWANISTADIERIEIVRGAQSSLYGADAMAGVIQIFTRSGKKGLQTQVFAEAGTYGTKSGGVSVQGGTDNGVTYALSADTLSTDGFSVAAVGTEADPYKRTTLSGRVGFQAGDADIALSVRNVTGTTDLDGFVFNSNTFAFDLGDILNYTQKTKQNVSSVKVVYPFSDTFESTLQVSRSTDDVVGTDPAPGSFNNSDFKTTIDQLTWQNHLDLNTTSVLFGLDVHKDNGKSTSAGFDETMTQQALFASFANNFDRIDINASVRYDKNSVSSNQSTYKLGSVFHANETFSVSANYGTGFKAPSINDLYYPASAFSAGNANLKPETSKGWDIGLNYKVQADVLSYNIGVVYFNTRYKDLIVWAPDANFFYSPSNVGEATTKGTELSASVRHTLGFIRANWTTLDATDDTTGLWLARRAQDSGSITLGTDVSGLHAEVQYQVVGKRFSDGANTQTLDAYNKTDLRMSYTVNNIWKVNFRAENLQDRVYEEVSGYAVAGRTTYLGVNANL from the coding sequence ATGGAGAAAACATTGAACCCCTTCAACATAAAAACATTAAAACAAACAGCACTTATCGGTGTCTTAGCATCACAAGTGATGTCTGTATCTGCACATGCAGATGGCTTATCACCCTTGGTGGTGACAGCTGGACGTATTGCTGAAAACCCAGCCAATGTAAGTGCTGATACTACAGTCATTTCAAGAGAAGACATTGAAGCATCACAAGCAAACACAGTCGCTGATATTTTACGCACACAAGCGGGCATTGATGTGGCTTCCAATGGTGGTTTGGGTAAAAGCACTTCCGTATTCCTTCGCGGTGGCAATAGCGGTCATACATTGGTCTTGATTGATGGTGTACGCGTTGGTTCTGTTACACTTGGTAGCTTTGATTGGGCAAATATTTCAACAGCTGATATTGAGCGTATTGAAATTGTGCGCGGCGCACAGTCTTCACTTTATGGTGCGGATGCCATGGCAGGTGTGATTCAAATTTTCACCCGTTCGGGCAAAAAAGGTCTGCAAACACAAGTGTTTGCAGAAGCAGGAACATATGGCACCAAATCAGGTGGCGTATCTGTGCAAGGTGGTACGGATAACGGTGTAACTTACGCATTATCAGCGGACACTTTAAGCACAGATGGTTTTTCAGTGGCGGCTGTGGGTACAGAAGCTGATCCTTACAAACGCACCACATTATCAGGGCGTGTTGGTTTTCAAGCTGGTGATGCTGATATTGCACTAAGTGTGCGCAATGTGACAGGCACAACCGATTTGGATGGTTTTGTATTTAATTCTAACACCTTCGCTTTTGACCTTGGTGACATATTAAATTACACCCAAAAAACCAAACAAAATGTAAGCAGCGTTAAAGTTGTATATCCATTTTCAGATACTTTTGAGAGCACATTGCAAGTATCGCGTTCTACCGATGATGTGGTCGGCACCGACCCTGCACCAGGCTCTTTTAACAACTCTGATTTTAAAACTACAATTGACCAACTGACTTGGCAAAATCATCTCGACCTCAACACAACATCGGTATTGTTTGGTTTAGATGTTCACAAAGACAATGGTAAAAGCACCAGCGCTGGTTTTGATGAAACAATGACACAACAAGCGCTATTTGCATCCTTTGCCAACAACTTTGATCGTATTGATATCAATGCATCTGTTCGTTATGATAAAAACTCTGTGAGCAGCAACCAAAGCACCTATAAACTTGGCAGTGTGTTTCATGCCAATGAAACGTTTAGTGTGAGCGCCAACTACGGCACGGGTTTTAAAGCACCATCCATCAATGATTTGTATTATCCTGCATCTGCATTTTCTGCGGGTAATGCAAACCTTAAACCTGAAACCAGCAAAGGTTGGGATATTGGTTTGAACTATAAGGTTCAAGCTGATGTATTAAGTTATAATATTGGCGTGGTTTATTTCAACACACGCTATAAAGATTTGATTGTGTGGGCACCCGATGCCAACTTCTTTTATAGCCCAAGTAATGTTGGTGAAGCTACAACCAAAGGCACAGAGTTAAGCGCAAGCGTTCGTCATACACTTGGTTTTATTCGCGCCAACTGGACAACTTTGGATGCAACTGATGATACGACTGGTCTATGGTTAGCACGCAGAGCGCAAGATTCAGGTAGTATCACGCTGGGCACTGATGTTTCAGGGCTTCATGCAGAAGTACAATACCAAGTTGTTGGTAAACGTTTCTCTGATGGTGCAAACACCCAAACTCTTGATGCGTATAACAAAACAGATTTACGTATGAGTTATACTGTGAATAACATTTGGAAAGTGAACTTTAGGGCTGAAAACTTACAAGACCGTGTCTATGAAGAAGTATCAGGTTATGCGGTTGCAGGAAGAACAACCTATCTTGGTGTTAACGCGAACCTCTAA
- a CDS encoding N-6 DNA methylase yields the protein MTTSINTSTNTQTLCTSILQQYPSINHILLLCLCCEQDPEYFTQYNAEQLDTVALSLRNDKDWANVCQATSFQNYAIENNDHALPSVLLNIKALNKSDGFRDAIDHLLREDSKIDHQEEIYTPPSIASLIARLMQPQANESIYDPTCGAGSLLTACGKLAKVEVFGQEALLKRWVTSQLTLMLYRQNPLGIKHSDCLLQPLHQENQLQKFDVVIGVPPLGRLVKNMAINDDFQRFKWGMPPSRLDYAYISHMVSSMCPENGRMAVLAQHGVLFRSAMEASIRQKLIEDNLLDAVIALPEKMIPFMSAPLVLLIFKQQRPDTNVLWIDASKDYIADKYQNKLGKKHINRICELYINRQTVSQQATLVSFEEIKHNQFKLNIPLYIQPEQKVAPSDLQSLQQERKQLIQQWQSLQEQLDDILQSQ from the coding sequence ATGACTACAAGTATAAACACATCAACCAATACACAAACACTTTGCACATCCATATTGCAACAATACCCTTCTATCAATCATATATTATTACTTTGTTTATGCTGTGAACAAGACCCTGAATACTTTACCCAGTACAATGCTGAGCAGTTAGACACAGTTGCATTAAGCTTAAGAAATGATAAAGACTGGGCTAATGTATGCCAAGCCACATCATTTCAAAACTATGCAATTGAAAATAATGATCATGCTCTCCCCTCTGTGCTTCTAAATATTAAAGCCTTGAATAAATCAGATGGGTTTAGGGATGCCATTGATCACCTGCTTAGAGAAGACAGTAAGATAGACCATCAAGAAGAAATATATACCCCACCTAGTATCGCAAGTTTAATAGCAAGACTGATGCAACCACAGGCAAACGAATCAATTTATGACCCAACCTGCGGGGCGGGTAGCCTACTTACGGCTTGTGGAAAACTTGCAAAAGTCGAGGTCTTTGGGCAAGAAGCCTTACTTAAGCGATGGGTTACCAGCCAACTCACCCTTATGTTATATAGGCAAAACCCTCTTGGCATTAAACACAGTGACTGCCTACTGCAACCACTACATCAAGAAAATCAACTGCAAAAGTTTGATGTTGTCATTGGTGTCCCCCCTTTGGGAAGGTTAGTAAAAAACATGGCTATTAATGATGATTTTCAACGCTTTAAATGGGGAATGCCCCCCTCACGCTTAGACTACGCCTATATCTCACATATGGTTTCATCCATGTGCCCTGAAAATGGTCGCATGGCAGTATTAGCACAACATGGCGTATTATTTCGCTCAGCCATGGAGGCTTCCATCAGACAGAAACTCATTGAAGACAACCTGTTGGATGCCGTCATAGCTTTACCCGAAAAAATGATACCTTTTATGTCTGCACCATTGGTATTACTAATCTTTAAACAACAACGACCTGATACAAATGTGTTATGGATAGATGCCAGCAAAGATTATATCGCAGATAAATATCAAAACAAACTGGGCAAAAAACATATCAATCGTATCTGTGAATTATATATAAATCGCCAAACAGTTTCTCAACAAGCTACCCTTGTTAGTTTTGAAGAAATAAAACACAACCAGTTCAAACTCAATATACCATTATATATTCAACCCGAACAAAAAGTAGCCCCCAGCGACTTACAATCACTACAACAAGAGCGAAAGCAACTCATACAACAGTGGCAAAGCTTGCAAGAGCAACTTGATGATATACTTCAATCACAATGA
- a CDS encoding metallophosphoesterase family protein, with protein MTHFTFVGDPHGLIEHILTDIQQKPASATILLGDICIEQPIDQVFDEVKHLTALYWIHGNHDTDNDVWFNNLFKSPWASRNLHARTLKNHQTTIAGLGGVFRAKVWNPSQEKRYASKEAWEKEHQHKRFAQSFPSAKRKHHSTIWPEDYEHLSQLSADILVLHEAPSSHRHGQQALDDLAEKLGVRLIIHGHHHYEYTDTLANGIAVVGLALGQIAHLNIDLFTAASNNNDILNAFTFGTTVRENLAYND; from the coding sequence TTGACCCACTTTACTTTTGTGGGAGACCCGCACGGGCTCATCGAACATATTTTAACAGACATTCAACAGAAACCAGCCTCAGCAACCATTTTGCTAGGAGACATTTGTATTGAGCAACCCATTGACCAAGTCTTTGATGAGGTGAAACATCTAACTGCACTGTATTGGATTCATGGTAACCATGATACCGATAACGATGTATGGTTTAACAACCTTTTTAAATCGCCATGGGCATCTAGGAATCTTCATGCCCGTACTTTAAAAAACCATCAAACAACCATTGCTGGACTTGGCGGAGTCTTCCGCGCCAAGGTTTGGAACCCTTCACAAGAAAAACGTTATGCTTCAAAAGAGGCTTGGGAAAAAGAACATCAGCACAAACGTTTTGCACAAAGCTTCCCCTCAGCAAAACGCAAACATCATTCAACCATTTGGCCAGAAGATTATGAGCACTTATCTCAACTTAGCGCAGATATTTTAGTGCTACATGAAGCACCAAGTAGCCATCGCCATGGTCAACAAGCCCTAGACGACCTAGCCGAAAAACTTGGTGTACGGTTGATTATCCATGGGCATCACCACTATGAATATACTGACACACTAGCCAATGGCATTGCAGTGGTTGGACTTGCACTGGGCCAAATTGCCCATTTGAATATCGACTTGTTCACAGCAGCCAGCAACAATAACGATATTTTGAATGCTTTCACATTTGGCACAACGGTGCGCGAAAACTTAGCCTATAATGATTAA